From the Thermosynechococcus sp. genome, the window CTGCCCTAGACCAATATTAGTGGGGGCTAAGGAGAGACCCACGACCAAAGCCAGTTGACTCAGTCGTTGGCAAAGGCGTTGAGCGTATTTCATCGACACCCGTTTCCGAAATTGAGTTCTAATTTCCAGTTTAACAGCGATTTTTCAGTTCCCTGGCGCCACGGCTCAGCCACAGCCCAGAATCGCCGCCCTGAATATAAAATAGGACAGCATTCTTTTTAGAACGCCCATGGGACTGATTGTACAAAAGTATGGCGGCACGTCCGTCGGTAGTGTCGAGCGCATTCAAGCGGTAGCCCGCAGGGTCAAGGCCACTGTGGCAGCAGGACATCAGGTAGTGGTGGTGGTCTCGGCCATGGGCAAAACGACGGATAGCTTGGTGCAACTGGCCTATGCCATTAGCGATCGCCCCAGTCAGCGGGAAATGGATATGCTGCTTTCGACGGGGGAGCAAGTCTCGATCGCTCTATTGACGATGGCTCTCCATGCCTTGGGGGAACCCGCCATCTCCCTGACCGGCGCCCAAGTGGGCATTGTTACTGAACCGGCCCACACCCGCGCCCGCATTCTCCACATTGAGACCCAGCGCCTCGAACGGCACCTCAAGGAAGGACAAGTGGTGGTTGTGGCCGGTTTTCAAGGAATTACCGCCGATGCAGATTTTGAAGTCACCACCCTTGGGCGTGGCGGGTCGGATACCTCAGCTGTGGCTTTGGCGGCTGCCCTACGGGCGGATTGCTGTGAAATTTACACCGATGTCCCTGGTATTTTGACCACAGATCCGCGACTAGTGCCCCATGCCCAACTCATGAGGGAAATTACTTGCGATGAAATGCTAGAGTTGGCCAGCTTAGGGGCAAAGGTCTTGCACCCCCGCGCAGTGGAGATTGCCCGCAACTATGGGGTGGATTTGGTGGTGCGCTCCAGTTGGACGGATGATCCTGGTACTCGCGTCATCGCACCATCGCGACCGCCGCGTCCTGTGGAAAACCTTGAGCTGGGCAAGCCTGTGGATGGTGTAGCGCTGGACACCGATCAGGCAAAGGTGGCCCTGCTGCGGGTGGCCGATCGCCCCGGTGTTGCGGCACAGCTTTTTGGCGAACTGGCACGGCAAAACCTGGATGTGGATTTGATTATCCAATCTATCCACGAAGGGCAAACGAATGATATTGCCTTCACAGTGCAAAAGAGGGTTCTGAGACAAGCCGAAGCCATTGCCGTGGCCTTTTATCCCCGCCTGAGTCCGCGGGTTGAAGAGACGGATGTGCTCGTGGATGCCGATATTGCCAAGGTAAGTATTACCGGTGCAGGGATGATTGGCCGACCGGGGGTGGCAGCTCAGATGTTTTCAGCCTTGGCGGCAGCGGGTATTAACCTGCAAATGATTTCCACCTCTGAAGTGAATGTCAGTTGTACAGTGGCCGCAGCGGATGCCGGTCGAGCCATTGCCGTCCTCTCCCAAACCTTTGATGTGGAAGCCGCCACCACTGTCCCCCAAAAGCCCCCCGCTGCCCCACCGGTGCGGGGCGTTGCCCTTGATCCCAAGCAGGCGCGGATTGCCATTCGGGATGTGCCCGATCGCCCGGGCATGGCGGCAGCGATTTTCCAGACCCTGGCGGATGCGGCCATTAGTGTCGATATGATTATCCAATCCCAGCGATCGCGCTCCCTGGGGGGGGTGATGACCCGCGACATTGCCTTTACGGTCGCCGCTGCCGATGCCGAGAGAGCCACCGCACTGCTCAGAGAAGTTCAGGCCCAATTGGGCTACGGTGACATCCTCGTCGATACCGCGATCGCCAAAGTGAGCATTGTCGGTGTAGGGATGATCCACCGGCCGGGGATTGCTGCCCAAATGTTTGCTGCCCTGGCCCGCGAAAACATCAACATTCAAATGATTGCCACCTCGGAAATTCGCGTCAGTTGTGTCGTAGCAGAATCAGAGGGGGTGCGGGCGCTGCGGGCGGTGCATACGGCCTTTGGCCTAGATGGTGAGACGCCCGTCGTCATTCCCGATGTCGGTCAATAGGCCGCCCCCCTGGCAAATTGACCTTGTGCTTGGCCTAGGGGTATTGGCGGTTTCTACGGCTGCTGTCCTGGTGCGTTGGGGAATGACTAGTTTACCTACCTATTCCCTAGGCACAACTGTGGGGTTTAGCATCTTCTTGGCCAGTGGTCGCCTGGGGTTGGCTGCCCTCTTTTTAACCCCGCAACTCTCCACTTGGCCGTGGCCAGATGCCACTCGCTACAATCTGCGTTGGGCAGTGGCTGCTGGGGTTGCCCTGGCGGCGCACTTTAGCCTTTGGTTTACCTCGCTGAATTACACATCGGTGGCCGCCTCGACAACATTGGTGACCACAACCCCCATTTGGTCGGCGCTCGAGGGGTACCTTTGCCAGCGGCAACCCTTCAAACCCCGTACTTGGCTAGGCATGGCGATCGCCCTTGGTGGCAGTGCTCTAATTGGCATGGCAGAACCGACGAGTGCTGGGGCCAGGAATCCCCTACTGGGAAATGGGCTAGCGATCGCGGCGGCCTGGGCGGTCAGTGCCTACTTTATTTGTGGTCAAGCTGCCCAAAAAGCCGGTCTGGCAATTCACCACTACGCCCTTGTTGCCTATGCCACTGCTGCGGTGGGGCTCCTACCCCTGCCGCCTCTCCTGGGCCTTGCCTACACAGGTTGGCCACTAAAGCTCTATGGCGCTATTGTCTTGCTGGCGTTGATTCCGCAGTTGCTGGGGCACACCAGTCTCAATTGGTGCCTGCGTTGGCTCTCCCCCACAGGGGTAACCCTTCTAGGGTTGGCAGAACCCATTGTTGCGAGTCTCTTTGCTTTGCTGCTGTTTGGTGAAGTGCCGACAACGGCAGTGATCATGGGGGGCGCTCTTGTGCTGGTGGGTTTAAGCCTGGCCCTGTGGCCAAGTCCTTAGGGTGGTTTTGGCGATCGCCGCCGCTGTTTGAGGGTATCCAAGGCATCCCCCAAGGCGGTAATTAACCCCTCACGGGTACGGGCATGATTTTGCCGTTCCTCCTCTAGGGCACGTCGCAGCCGTTTATTTTCCAAGAGAGCTTCAATCAGTTGAACCTGAAGTTGGGCAACGGAGGTTTCACGGCGCACGCGGGCTTCAATCTGTGCCCGTTCATCTGCCCATTCTGGGGCTTCGGGAGCCGCAGGCGGTGGTGGTGGTTCAGGAATTAGTGACGACAGTTCATTGGCTCGCGCCTGTGCCCGTTGGAGTTGCTCTTGCAGACGTTGAAGCTGTTCCTGAAAATCTGCCACAGTGGATAAGGCACAGTTAGGAATCCTAGGGCTATTTTGATACGAGTATCCTCAGAAAACAAGGGTCAAGATATCTTCGTGAGTGGTGAGGTGCTCCAGGGATGGTGGCACTGGGCTCAGGGGATCATTCCCGCTTCGGAGCGCCAGAGTGGCCTGCAGGAGTTAAAACAATTTCTCAGGGCCTTTACAGTGCTGAGTCCCCTTGAAATCACACTGCGCCGCTTCCCGCCCCAGATTCATCTGAAACTTCCCCTTACAGAACTGCAAGAGCGCTGGCAACGCCGCTGGCAAGAGCGAGTCCCCCTGCAATATCTGATTGGTGTGGCCCACTGGCATGATCTCGAATTAGTCGTTACCCCCAGCGTCCTGATTCCTCGGCCAGAAACCGAGGAGTTACTTGAAGTAGTGGCGGCAACGGTACCCCCTTGGCAACAGCAGGGGCATTGGCTGGATTTGGGTACAGGGAGTGGCGCGATCGCCATTGGGTTGGCGCGGTTATTTCCGACAGCGCTGATTCATGCCGTAGATTGTAGTCCTGAGGCCCTAGAGGTCGCGCAAGTTAATATTCAAAAGTACGCTTTGGGCGATCGCGTGCGGTGCTACGTCGGCAATTGGTTTGACCCCATTGTACCTCTGCAAGGGCAAGTGCAGGGGATTGTCAGTAATCCCCCCTATATTCCCACCAGCCTAGTGGCCACCCTCCAACCGGAGGTGCAGTACCATGAGCCCCTCCTTGCCCTCGATGGCGGCACCGATGGCTTGCAGGCCATTCGTCAGATTCTTGAGACGGCGCCAGAGTATTTGCAACGTCAAGGCTGGCTCTTTATTGAATTGATGGCCACCCAAGGGGAAGCAGTGGCAGCGTTGGCAAGGGCCACCCAAGCCTATGAACGGGTGGAAATCCTGCGAGATCTCAGTGGCCACGATCGCTTTTTGCTTGCTCAAACCCCTTAGCCGCGATCCCAACGCCAGAGGGCAACCATTAGGGCAACCACTCCAATTTGTAATGCCAGATTCCACGCCACATCGTCACCTGCGGTGCCCGCCAATCCCTTGAGGCCAAGGATAAAGGCACCCATGAGGCCGGAAGCGGCAAAAACAGCATAGAAAACATGCCGCAGTCCCCGGTAGGGCGCTGCTGCCTCAGCGCGCAGGCGATCGCGCAGGGTTGACTGAGTCACTTCAACCTGTTGCTTGGGTTCCTGAGCAGCCATTTGATTTTTCCGTCACCTGAAAATATTCTACGTCCCTAATAATAGGGAACGGTGTGCATCAATGAGGGTCTAGGGCCGTAGGCCAAAAAAGACGTGAGGAGTTTAATATGCATTGGCAGCGAATCAGTCTGGCACTCTCGATCGCCTTGGGGACCACGGTTGCAATTCCCCAACTGAGCCAACCCTCCCAAAATACAAGTACAGGGACACTCCGCTGGAGTGATGCTTCATTTCCTGTGGAAAATTTCCAAGGCTATACCTCTCCCTTCGGCTACCGGCGATCGCCCACGGGGGAACCCACCACCGAATTTCACAATGGCCTTGATTTTGCAGCGCCCCAAGGGAGCTATATCCGCAATTGGTGGGCCGGGCAAGTAGTTGAAGTGTCCGATCACACCGTCTGTGGCACACTGGTACGGATTCAATCGGGAGCTTGGGAACACGTTTACTGCCACATGATGGGGCGGGTTGAGCAGACCCCCCAAGGACGAGCCATGGTTGATCGCGCGGGTGGCATTTTAATCCTAGAGAGGCAACAAGTACCCACGGGGGCACGTATTGGTCGAGTGGGCATGACGGGGCGCACCACCGGACCCCACCTTCACTGGACGCTCCGCTACCGCGGGCAATTGATCAATCCTGCCGTGGTTTTGCAAGCCATGTATGGCAGCCAAGCTCAGCGGTAACCCCAAGCAGAGAATTGTTTGGGTTTGCGTCAGGGACGCCGCTGAGACTCGAAAACATTTTCTTGCGCATCATTTGCACATTCCAATCATCCATGGCACCGAAGCGATCAATCACTCAGCCAGAATAGGGCACCTATCGAGCCAGCCAGTGCTCAAAAAGTGACTCTGCCGATTATCCCTGAGGAATTCAACGTAAAATTGTGTAACTTTGACGGGACTGACGGGGCTCGAACCCGCAACTTCCGCCGTGACAGGGCGGTGCTCTAACCGATTGAACTACAGTCCCAATTTTTGAGCGATTTTTAGCCTATCAGGAAAATCAGGGGCTTGTCAACTGGTTGCATTTCCCTTGCAGGGCGATCGCCCCCTAGGCATTTCTTGTGGCCTTTGGGGAGAACATTGCCGGTTGACTGATAAACTTGGTAAGCTCCTGAACATTGATTTGAGTTGATTTGAAAAATGATCGCCTATCTTTTGGGAGTACATCTGTGAAGGTCGTTGTCGTTGGCAGTGGTGGGCGAGAGCACGCGATCGCTTGGAAATTGCTCGATTCCCCTCGCGTGACCCAGGTTTACTGTTTGCCAGGGAATGGGGGCACAGCCTGCTTAGAGCGGTGTGAGAATGTTGCCATTGAAGCCAGCGACCTCACCGGCATTGGTGAATTTGCCAAAGAGACTAACGCTGATCTGGTAGTCGTTGGCCCAGAGGCACCCCTGGCGGCTGGTTTAGGCGATCGCCTGCAGGAGTTAAACATTCCCGTCTTTGGACCCGTACAGGCAGGGGCCCAAATTGAGGCCAGCAAAGCCTGGGCCAAAGCCCTGATGCAGTCTGCTGGCATTCCTACGGCCAAGGCAGCGGTGTTTGACACTTATGAGGCCGCCTGCCGTTATGTTCAAGCCCAAGGCACCCCCATTGTCATTAAGGCCGATGGTTTAGCAGCGGGTAAAGGAGTGACGGTAGCAGCCACAGAGACAGAGGCGATCGCGGCCCTCGAGCGAATCTTTGGGGGCGAATTTGGTGTTGCTGGTCAAAAGGTGGTCATTGAATCAGTGCTGGAGGGGCAAGAGGTCTCCGTACTCGCTGTTACAGATGGCAAAACAATTCTGCCGCTGTTGCCTGCCCAAGACCATAAGCGCATTGGCGAAGGGGATACCGGTCCGAATACCGGGGGAATGGGGGTCTATGCCCCTGTACCTTGGGTGACACCAGCGCTCATGCAACGGATTCAAAGGACGATTCTCGAACCTGCCCTTGGGGCTTTACAGGATCGGGGCATCCACTACTGCGGGGTGCTCTATGCGGGTCTGATGGTGACGCCCGCAGGGGATCCCTACGTGGTGGAGTTTAACTGTCGCTTTGGCGATCCCGAAACCCAAGTGGTGCTGCCCCTTTTGGAAACCCCCTTGATTGATGTAATCCTGGCCTGTGTTGAGGGACGCTTAGCCAGCTTGGGAGCCTTGCAATGGCGCAATGAAGTGGCGCTATGCGTTGTCATGGCCGCAGCAGGTTATCCGGGCAGTTACCGCACAGGGGATGTGATTCAAGGGATTCCAGAAGCAATGGCCCAGGGAGTTCTTGTCTTCCATGGGGGTACCCGTTGGCAGGAGGGGCAGTGGTACACCAATGGTGGGCGGGTTCTCAACATCACTGCCTTAGCCCCTGATTTTACCACGGCTCAAGCCCGGGCCTACGCGGCGGTTAATGTCATTGAATTTGCCAACTGCTACTATCGTCGTGACATTGGCTACCGTATTCTGGAATCATCGGCCCACAGAGGTGAATAGTGTCCATGACCCTTCTTCCTTCCAAAACTAACCCATTACACTGTTTAACCGGCGCATTAATTGCTGGTACCCTTGGGCTTCTCCTCTATCGGCTCACAGGGGCGATCGCCTACCTCTTTGCTAGCCATGCCGTCAGTACTCACAATCAACTGGTTTATAGCTTGGCAGTCGCCGTGCGCACCCTTGTGGTCGGCTTGTGTACCCTGGCAACGGGTGTCTTTAGCATTATTGCGCTGGGGCTAGTGGCTCTGACGCTGCAACTCCTTTGGGAACGCTGGGTACAACGGGAGCAAGCTTAACTGTTGCTGATTTTGCCATCCTCAATTTTGGTGATGCGATCAGCAATGGCTGTAATACGCGGATCATGGGTAACAATCAATACCGTGCAGTTGTTTTCCTTGGCCAGCTTGTCGAGAATCTTGATCACCTGCTGGCCATTTTGGGAATCAAGGGAGGCCGTGGGTTCATCGGCAAAAATGATCTTTGGCTCACCGGCCAAGGCACGGGCAATGGCAACCCGTTGTTTTTGCCCCCCGGAGAGGTTGGCGGGCAGAAAGTCGAGGCGATCGCCCAAACCAACTGCCTCGAGAAGCGCTGCTGCCTGTTCCTTCGCTGTTTTGCCTTTAATGCCCTTAAGATTGAGGGCAATTTCAACATTTTCCAGTGCGGTCAAGGCAGGGAAAAGATTAAAACTCTGAAAGATAAAACCAATATTTTGCAGGCGAAATTTTGCCAGTGCAGCCTTGGATAGTTGGGTTATCTCTTGGCCTAAGACAACCACTTGACCACTGGTGGGGGCAAGAATGCCGGCCAAAATCGAGAGCAGAGTGGTTTTCCCCGACCCCGAAGGTCCCATTAGCAGATGGATATGACCGGCTTGGATTTGCAGATTAATTCCCTGAAGCACAGGGGTCTCCTGATGACCAGAACGATAAACCTTGGTTAGATTGGTGGTGGCGATCGCCAGGTTAGTCATAATCACAGCGGCCAGGCTCATCAGTCATCCCCTGGGGGAATTAGCCATTGGTGGCACTAGCAAAGCGGATTTTCAGGTAGTCCGCCTCCATTTTCGCGCCCACCGGTTGCAGCGCCGCCAACCCTTGGGGGAGCACCATATTGCGACGATGGTTGCCAATGCGAATATTCAACTCATCCGCCGTCTTGTTCAGTTCAATTTTTTCCTTGGGGACCCCCGGTAGATACAGTTCGAGGCTGTACTGGCCATCGCTGGGCACCACCCGAATTGTTTGCTCGTGGTAATAAACCTGAGCTGGATCCTCATCACCATAGAGGGTTTCCTTCAGGCGATGCAGTGCTGCTAAACCACAGAGTTCCTCAGCAAACAGGGGGACTTCCTTGACAGGCAGGGGGCGAAAATTGTCGTGAATCTCTTGGCGATACCGTTGCTGGGCTTCTTTCCAGCGGGTAAAGAAGGGATCATGCACGGTCTCTGGCAAAATGCGGTTGGCCACCACTAAATCCGTAGCCACATTGTAGAGGCTGAGATAGGCATGGGCACGCAGGGATTCCTTGATCACCATCTTTTCTGGATTGGTCACCAAGCGCACGGAGGTTTGCATGTTGTCGGTGAGAACTTTTTCAAGGGCTTCAATCTGCTCATAGAATTCATAGGGCGCATCCATGACCTCTTGATCGGGCAAAGAGAACCCTACCAAGGGCTTGAAAATTGGCTCCACAATTGGTCGCAAGGCCACGGACATCCGCTGTAAGGGTTTGTAGAAGCGGCGCATATACCAGCCGCTCACCTCGGGCAGGCTCAACAGCCGCAGTGCCGTGCCTGTGGGGGCAGAGTCAATGATGAGGACATCGTATTGACCTTCGTCGTAGTGGCGCTTCATACGCACAAGGGCAAAAATTTCATCCATCCCCGGCAAGATGGCCAATTCCTCCGCCTGAACCCCTTCTAACCCCCGCGCCTGCAACACTTGGGTAATGTAGCGCTTGACGGCTCCCCAGTTGTCCTCCAGTTCCATGAGGGCATCTAGTTCGGCACCCCAGAGATTTTCGGCAACGGGCACTGGCACATGCCCCAGTTCCATGTCAAAACTATCGGCAAGGGAGTGGGCGGGATCGGTACTCAGGACCAAGGTTTTATAGCCCAACTCAGCACAGCGTAGCCCCGTCGCCGCCGCCACTGAGGTTTTGCCAACGCCACCTTTGCCAGTCATTAAAATTACGCGCATGGGAAGGCTCTGCCCTAAACACAATTGCTTAAAATATCTTAACCCTTGAGCCTAGCCGCGGGGGGGCGATCGCTCGCCACCAATGGAAATAAAATCATTAAGGAAAATAAATAAATACAACTACCTATTTAGTTTTATTAACAATAATTTAGAACCCTCCCCGATCCCTTGGGGGGAATATTAAGTTAATGCTTAAGCCCTTGCAGTTTATGACTGTTTTCAAGGGTTTGTAAATCAAATATATTTGGACTTATCACGACTATGACCACAACTCTCCAACGTCGCGAAAGCGCGAATTTGTGGGAGCGGTTTTGTAACTGGGTGACCAGCACCGATAACCGCCTCTATGTGGGCTGGTTTGGGGTGATCATGATCCCCACCCTATTGGCCGCAACCATCTGCTTTGTGATTGCCTTCATCGCTGCTCCCCCCGTGGACATCGATGGCATCCGTGAGCCCGTTTCTGGTTCTTTGCTCTATGGCAACAACATCATCACGGGTGCCGTTGTCCCCTCTAGCAACGCCATTGGCTTGCACTTCTACCCCATTTGGGAAGCGGCTTCCCTCGATGAGTGGCTCTACAACGGTGGCCCTTACCAACTTATCATCTTCCACTTCCTGCTGGGTGCCTCCTGCTACATGGGTCGCCAGTGGGAACTCAGCTACCGCCTGGGGATGCGGCCTTGGATCTGCGTCGCCTACTCTGCCCCCCTGGCCTCTGCCTTTGCGGTCTTTTTGATCTACCCGATTGGTCAAGGCAGCTTCTCGGACGGGATGCCCCTCGGTATCTCCGGTACCTTCAACTTTATGATTGTGTTCCA encodes:
- a CDS encoding aspartate kinase, yielding MGLIVQKYGGTSVGSVERIQAVARRVKATVAAGHQVVVVVSAMGKTTDSLVQLAYAISDRPSQREMDMLLSTGEQVSIALLTMALHALGEPAISLTGAQVGIVTEPAHTRARILHIETQRLERHLKEGQVVVVAGFQGITADADFEVTTLGRGGSDTSAVALAAALRADCCEIYTDVPGILTTDPRLVPHAQLMREITCDEMLELASLGAKVLHPRAVEIARNYGVDLVVRSSWTDDPGTRVIAPSRPPRPVENLELGKPVDGVALDTDQAKVALLRVADRPGVAAQLFGELARQNLDVDLIIQSIHEGQTNDIAFTVQKRVLRQAEAIAVAFYPRLSPRVEETDVLVDADIAKVSITGAGMIGRPGVAAQMFSALAAAGINLQMISTSEVNVSCTVAAADAGRAIAVLSQTFDVEAATTVPQKPPAAPPVRGVALDPKQARIAIRDVPDRPGMAAAIFQTLADAAISVDMIIQSQRSRSLGGVMTRDIAFTVAAADAERATALLREVQAQLGYGDILVDTAIAKVSIVGVGMIHRPGIAAQMFAALARENINIQMIATSEIRVSCVVAESEGVRALRAVHTAFGLDGETPVVIPDVGQ
- a CDS encoding DMT family transporter; this translates as MSVNRPPPWQIDLVLGLGVLAVSTAAVLVRWGMTSLPTYSLGTTVGFSIFLASGRLGLAALFLTPQLSTWPWPDATRYNLRWAVAAGVALAAHFSLWFTSLNYTSVAASTTLVTTTPIWSALEGYLCQRQPFKPRTWLGMAIALGGSALIGMAEPTSAGARNPLLGNGLAIAAAWAVSAYFICGQAAQKAGLAIHHYALVAYATAAVGLLPLPPLLGLAYTGWPLKLYGAIVLLALIPQLLGHTSLNWCLRWLSPTGVTLLGLAEPIVASLFALLLFGEVPTTAVIMGGALVLVGLSLALWPSP
- the prmC gene encoding peptide chain release factor N(5)-glutamine methyltransferase; this encodes MSGEVLQGWWHWAQGIIPASERQSGLQELKQFLRAFTVLSPLEITLRRFPPQIHLKLPLTELQERWQRRWQERVPLQYLIGVAHWHDLELVVTPSVLIPRPETEELLEVVAATVPPWQQQGHWLDLGTGSGAIAIGLARLFPTALIHAVDCSPEALEVAQVNIQKYALGDRVRCYVGNWFDPIVPLQGQVQGIVSNPPYIPTSLVATLQPEVQYHEPLLALDGGTDGLQAIRQILETAPEYLQRQGWLFIELMATQGEAVAALARATQAYERVEILRDLSGHDRFLLAQTP
- a CDS encoding DUF3493 domain-containing protein — its product is MAAQEPKQQVEVTQSTLRDRLRAEAAAPYRGLRHVFYAVFAASGLMGAFILGLKGLAGTAGDDVAWNLALQIGVVALMVALWRWDRG
- a CDS encoding M23 family metallopeptidase → MHWQRISLALSIALGTTVAIPQLSQPSQNTSTGTLRWSDASFPVENFQGYTSPFGYRRSPTGEPTTEFHNGLDFAAPQGSYIRNWWAGQVVEVSDHTVCGTLVRIQSGAWEHVYCHMMGRVEQTPQGRAMVDRAGGILILERQQVPTGARIGRVGMTGRTTGPHLHWTLRYRGQLINPAVVLQAMYGSQAQR
- the purD gene encoding phosphoribosylamine--glycine ligase, which codes for MKVVVVGSGGREHAIAWKLLDSPRVTQVYCLPGNGGTACLERCENVAIEASDLTGIGEFAKETNADLVVVGPEAPLAAGLGDRLQELNIPVFGPVQAGAQIEASKAWAKALMQSAGIPTAKAAVFDTYEAACRYVQAQGTPIVIKADGLAAGKGVTVAATETEAIAALERIFGGEFGVAGQKVVIESVLEGQEVSVLAVTDGKTILPLLPAQDHKRIGEGDTGPNTGGMGVYAPVPWVTPALMQRIQRTILEPALGALQDRGIHYCGVLYAGLMVTPAGDPYVVEFNCRFGDPETQVVLPLLETPLIDVILACVEGRLASLGALQWRNEVALCVVMAAAGYPGSYRTGDVIQGIPEAMAQGVLVFHGGTRWQEGQWYTNGGRVLNITALAPDFTTAQARAYAAVNVIEFANCYYRRDIGYRILESSAHRGE
- a CDS encoding DUF3082 domain-containing protein; its protein translation is MTLLPSKTNPLHCLTGALIAGTLGLLLYRLTGAIAYLFASHAVSTHNQLVYSLAVAVRTLVVGLCTLATGVFSIIALGLVALTLQLLWERWVQREQA
- a CDS encoding ABC transporter ATP-binding protein translates to MSLAAVIMTNLAIATTNLTKVYRSGHQETPVLQGINLQIQAGHIHLLMGPSGSGKTTLLSILAGILAPTSGQVVVLGQEITQLSKAALAKFRLQNIGFIFQSFNLFPALTALENVEIALNLKGIKGKTAKEQAAALLEAVGLGDRLDFLPANLSGGQKQRVAIARALAGEPKIIFADEPTASLDSQNGQQVIKILDKLAKENNCTVLIVTHDPRITAIADRITKIEDGKISNS
- a CDS encoding TRC40/GET3/ArsA family transport-energizing ATPase, which translates into the protein MRVILMTGKGGVGKTSVAAATGLRCAELGYKTLVLSTDPAHSLADSFDMELGHVPVPVAENLWGAELDALMELEDNWGAVKRYITQVLQARGLEGVQAEELAILPGMDEIFALVRMKRHYDEGQYDVLIIDSAPTGTALRLLSLPEVSGWYMRRFYKPLQRMSVALRPIVEPIFKPLVGFSLPDQEVMDAPYEFYEQIEALEKVLTDNMQTSVRLVTNPEKMVIKESLRAHAYLSLYNVATDLVVANRILPETVHDPFFTRWKEAQQRYRQEIHDNFRPLPVKEVPLFAEELCGLAALHRLKETLYGDEDPAQVYYHEQTIRVVPSDGQYSLELYLPGVPKEKIELNKTADELNIRIGNHRRNMVLPQGLAALQPVGAKMEADYLKIRFASATNG
- the psbA gene encoding photosystem II q(b) protein, coding for MTTTLQRRESANLWERFCNWVTSTDNRLYVGWFGVIMIPTLLAATICFVIAFIAAPPVDIDGIREPVSGSLLYGNNIITGAVVPSSNAIGLHFYPIWEAASLDEWLYNGGPYQLIIFHFLLGASCYMGRQWELSYRLGMRPWICVAYSAPLASAFAVFLIYPIGQGSFSDGMPLGISGTFNFMIVFQAEHNILMHPFHQLGVAGVFGGALFSAMHGSLVTSSLIRETTETESTNYGYKFGQEEETYNIVAAHGYFGRLIFQYASFNNSRALHFFLAAWPVVGVWFTALGISTMAFNLNGFNFNHSVIDAKGNVINTWADIINRANLGMEVMHERNAHNFPLDLASAESAPVAMIAPSING